A stretch of the Oenococcus sp. UCMA 16435 genome encodes the following:
- a CDS encoding M20/M25/M40 family metallo-hydrolase, producing MVATTKIRQDYLEKLAQLIKIPSVSAKKTGLKEASELIGSFFKELKADQVIIDDQYEFPLVLAQFKATKDNAKTLLIYNHYDVQPAEPFDLWHSDPWILTERDNKFFGRGIDDDKGNLLARLTALAEYLKENNHSLPVNIDFVVEGSEETASRGLANYLKKHAQFLQNDLVIWESGGYNSKGQQEIGGGTKGIVTFDLKAKTAGRDLHSSFAPVIDSAAWQLVAAINSLRNSDGTIAIKGVYDTVRKPSEREQELVNQYSTIDEHLLVDSFQLTAPLLNSQTKTELLKALYFSPALNIEGIQSGYQEDGVKTVLPAEATAKLEIRLVPDQDPHDIFQKVVDHLKNNHFDNVQAEYTLGETPYRSDLSAPEIQRVIKTDKQIYGNDISLLPTTPGTGPMAYFYNNFKSPIAAVGIGYSDSADHAPDENVRIKDYFDHVDFTKELIKSYE from the coding sequence ATGGTTGCGACAACAAAAATTAGACAGGATTATTTAGAAAAACTGGCACAATTAATTAAAATTCCAAGCGTTTCGGCCAAAAAAACAGGTCTAAAAGAAGCCAGCGAGTTGATTGGCAGTTTTTTTAAAGAATTAAAAGCCGACCAGGTGATTATTGACGATCAATATGAGTTTCCGCTTGTATTAGCTCAATTTAAAGCCACAAAGGATAATGCAAAAACACTTTTAATTTACAATCATTACGACGTCCAACCGGCTGAGCCTTTCGATCTTTGGCATAGCGACCCATGGATTCTGACCGAACGCGACAACAAGTTCTTTGGTCGCGGCATCGATGATGACAAAGGAAATTTGTTGGCTCGTTTAACAGCGTTGGCCGAATATCTAAAAGAAAACAATCATTCTTTACCGGTAAACATCGATTTTGTTGTTGAAGGTTCTGAAGAAACAGCTTCCCGCGGTCTCGCTAATTATTTAAAAAAGCATGCTCAATTTCTGCAAAACGATCTCGTAATTTGGGAATCCGGCGGATACAACAGCAAGGGTCAGCAGGAAATCGGCGGCGGGACCAAAGGAATTGTAACTTTCGATCTGAAAGCAAAAACTGCTGGACGGGATTTGCATTCCAGTTTTGCCCCTGTAATTGATTCAGCTGCCTGGCAATTGGTTGCAGCAATTAATTCCCTGCGTAATTCTGACGGCACAATTGCAATCAAAGGGGTTTACGACACGGTACGCAAACCAAGCGAACGAGAACAGGAATTGGTCAATCAATATTCGACCATTGACGAGCATTTATTAGTCGACAGTTTTCAATTAACAGCTCCGCTTTTAAACAGCCAAACAAAAACTGAATTATTAAAAGCTTTATATTTTTCACCCGCTCTAAATATCGAAGGAATTCAATCTGGTTACCAGGAAGATGGTGTTAAAACGGTTTTGCCAGCTGAAGCAACTGCAAAATTGGAGATCAGACTAGTCCCAGATCAGGACCCACACGATATTTTTCAAAAAGTTGTCGACCATTTAAAAAATAATCATTTTGATAACGTTCAAGCCGAATATACTTTGGGAGAAACACCATACCGTTCCGATCTATCCGCACCAGAAATTCAGCGAGTTATTAAAACAGATAAACAAATCTACGGTAACGATATTTCATTGCTGCCAACGACTCCTGGAACCGGCCCAATGGCTTACTTTTACAACAACTTTAAATCGCCAATCGCTGCCGTCGGAATCGGTTACAGCGATTCAGCCGATCACGCCCCTGATGAAAATGTCCGAATAAAGGATTATTTTGATCACGTCGACTTTACAAAGGAATTAATTAAAAGTTATGAGTGA
- a CDS encoding 2-isopropylmalate synthase, with protein MIKKIQFFDTTLRDGEQTIGVNFSIEEKIAIAQQLEKWGIDVIEAGFPIASKGDFQAVQAVASSIKKARVTALARANKKDIDACVQATAPAIHKQIHIFIATSPIHRQSKLHMTKKEVLEKIKGSIEYAHHFFEIIEFSPEDATRTERTFLVQAIETAITAGASVINIPDTVGYTNPAEFADLFTYLRKNIPTFDEVTFSVHCHDDLGMAVANSLASIENGATRIEGTINGIGERAGNAALEEIAAALYVRKDYYHATDNINLKDTQATSEMISRYSKMPLPKNKAVVGNNAFAHESGIHQDGMLKNPQTYEILRPETVGGKSTRLPLGKLSGSHAVMEKLKEMGYPVDHESMKIIFPIFKERADKKALIDEKDLQAIMQQISEVKR; from the coding sequence ATGATTAAAAAAATTCAGTTTTTTGATACAACTTTAAGAGACGGCGAACAAACAATTGGCGTTAATTTCAGCATCGAAGAAAAAATAGCTATTGCGCAACAACTAGAAAAATGGGGTATCGATGTAATCGAGGCGGGTTTTCCGATAGCTTCGAAGGGAGATTTCCAAGCAGTTCAAGCGGTAGCTTCATCAATTAAAAAGGCTCGAGTAACTGCTTTGGCCCGCGCTAATAAAAAGGATATCGATGCCTGTGTACAGGCCACTGCGCCGGCAATTCATAAACAAATTCACATTTTTATCGCTACCAGTCCGATTCATCGTCAATCCAAACTACATATGACAAAAAAAGAGGTTCTTGAAAAAATCAAAGGCAGCATTGAATATGCCCATCATTTTTTTGAAATCATTGAATTCTCACCGGAAGATGCGACCCGCACGGAACGAACTTTCTTAGTCCAAGCGATTGAAACAGCTATCACAGCAGGCGCAAGTGTTATTAATATCCCCGATACAGTCGGTTATACGAATCCCGCCGAATTTGCCGATTTATTCACATATCTTCGAAAGAATATTCCCACTTTTGACGAAGTTACCTTTTCCGTTCATTGCCATGATGATTTAGGTATGGCCGTCGCGAACAGTCTGGCATCAATCGAAAATGGAGCCACACGAATCGAGGGAACAATCAACGGCATTGGAGAAAGAGCTGGAAATGCTGCATTGGAAGAAATTGCGGCAGCCCTATATGTTCGTAAAGACTACTATCATGCGACCGATAATATCAACTTAAAAGATACCCAAGCAACCAGTGAAATGATTAGCAGGTACTCCAAAATGCCTTTGCCAAAAAATAAGGCAGTCGTCGGTAATAATGCCTTTGCCCATGAATCTGGTATTCATCAAGACGGAATGTTGAAAAATCCCCAAACATACGAAATCCTAAGGCCGGAAACAGTCGGCGGAAAATCTACTAGACTGCCCCTGGGAAAACTATCCGGTTCACATGCGGTAATGGAAAAACTAAAAGAAATGGGTTATCCGGTCGATCACGAATCAATGAAAATTATTTTTCCAATTTTCAAAGAAAGAGCCGACAAAAAAGCTCTCATCGACGAAAAAGATTTACAGGCAATAATGCAGCAAATTAGCGAGGTGAAAAGATGA
- a CDS encoding methionine ABC transporter ATP-binding protein encodes MSDSIIELKNISVHFQNGSESVDAVKNINLAIEKGEIFGIVGYSGAGKSSLVRLINLLHHPSSGDMMIGQTKTVKNGNVLIKGKELRNLRQKIGMIFQHFNLLDQSTVLGNVLFALKHSKMSKEKRLEKAKKLVEEVGLFDRIDNYPSQLSGGQKQRVAIARALANDPEILISDEATSALDPKTTKQILELLADLNKRTGLTIVLITHEMQVVKNIANRVAVMRDGEIIEKNSTYNIFAHPQKPLTKEFIESASGNQEALEKILRQPEIARLQKNEFLIQLGFSGSSTDEPLISSLAKNYGVSANILYGNVETIENIPIGTLIVVLSGTATKLKQALDEIKKQNVKLEIIKEGK; translated from the coding sequence ATGAGTGATTCGATCATTGAACTGAAAAACATCAGTGTTCATTTTCAAAACGGAAGCGAGTCGGTTGATGCGGTAAAAAATATTAATTTGGCAATCGAAAAAGGAGAAATTTTCGGAATTGTCGGCTATTCTGGTGCCGGAAAATCCAGTTTGGTTCGTTTAATTAATTTGCTTCACCATCCGAGTAGCGGAGATATGATGATTGGTCAGACAAAAACTGTAAAAAACGGTAATGTTCTGATCAAAGGAAAAGAATTACGTAATTTGCGTCAAAAAATCGGGATGATTTTTCAGCATTTCAATCTTCTGGATCAATCAACAGTCTTAGGGAACGTCCTCTTTGCTTTGAAGCATTCCAAAATGTCCAAAGAAAAGAGACTGGAAAAGGCCAAAAAACTGGTGGAAGAAGTTGGCCTCTTTGACCGCATCGATAACTATCCTTCTCAATTATCCGGCGGTCAAAAACAAAGAGTTGCAATTGCGCGAGCATTGGCTAATGACCCGGAAATTTTAATTTCCGATGAAGCGACTAGTGCCCTTGATCCAAAAACAACCAAGCAAATCCTCGAATTGTTGGCTGATTTAAATAAACGAACCGGCTTGACAATCGTCTTGATTACTCACGAAATGCAGGTAGTCAAAAATATTGCCAATCGGGTTGCCGTGATGAGAGATGGTGAAATCATCGAAAAAAATTCGACTTATAACATCTTTGCCCATCCACAAAAACCTTTAACGAAAGAATTTATCGAATCGGCTTCCGGTAATCAGGAAGCTCTTGAAAAAATTTTGAGACAACCGGAAATCGCCCGATTGCAAAAGAACGAGTTTTTAATCCAACTGGGATTTAGTGGCTCTTCGACTGACGAACCATTAATTTCTTCATTGGCAAAAAATTACGGAGTTTCAGCCAATATTCTTTACGGAAACGTCGAAACAATCGAAAATATTCCAATTGGAACTTTGATTGTCGTTTTGTCGGGTACAGCAACAAAACTCAAACAAGCTCTGGATGAAATCAAAAAACAAAACGTCAAATTGGAAATCATCAAGGAGGGAAAATGA
- a CDS encoding ABC transporter substrate-binding protein yields the protein MVTRQVASVLIYRSDFFVGKFREKSLNFGIGDLFIMKRAIKKAAYFSLSSLAVSTLALVLPAINSNTVASAKTKAITVKVGVMTMDDEAKAEWKVISKYAKKHGNVTIKFVQFTDYSQPNKALEDGNIDLNAFQHYDFLDNWNKENHGDIKAIAKTVIAPIRLYTKKGYKSVKDLPKGAQIAIPNDATNEGRSLVALQTAGLIKLKKGVTLATPSDITSNPKKLKITLVDASQTARSLSSVDAAFVNNTFVSSAGLKFKSAIYVEPVNKASKKWINVIAAKPNYKKNKAKYAAYKEIIKGYHQKKVKQLIKKYSDGTELAAWDIKIK from the coding sequence ATGGTAACGCGACAAGTCGCTTCTGTATTAATTTACAGGAGCGATTTTTTTGTCGGGAAATTCCGCGAGAAATCACTAAATTTTGGGATCGGAGATTTATTTATTATGAAAAGAGCAATTAAAAAGGCAGCCTATTTTTCACTTTCAAGTCTGGCCGTGAGTACCTTAGCGCTTGTTTTGCCGGCAATTAATTCAAATACAGTTGCATCTGCCAAGACCAAGGCAATCACAGTTAAAGTCGGTGTAATGACGATGGATGACGAAGCCAAGGCTGAATGGAAAGTCATCAGTAAATATGCTAAAAAGCATGGAAATGTCACAATCAAATTTGTTCAATTTACCGATTATTCCCAGCCCAACAAGGCTTTAGAAGACGGCAATATCGACTTGAACGCCTTTCAGCATTATGATTTTTTGGATAATTGGAACAAAGAAAATCACGGTGATATCAAGGCAATCGCTAAAACAGTCATCGCACCGATTCGTCTTTATACCAAAAAAGGATATAAGAGTGTCAAGGATCTTCCAAAAGGGGCACAAATTGCCATTCCTAACGATGCAACCAACGAGGGTCGCTCCTTGGTTGCCTTGCAGACAGCCGGTTTAATTAAATTAAAGAAAGGTGTCACTTTGGCTACTCCAAGTGATATCACAAGTAATCCAAAGAAACTCAAAATAACTTTGGTCGACGCTTCGCAGACCGCCCGTTCTTTAAGTTCAGTCGATGCTGCTTTTGTAAACAACACCTTCGTTTCATCAGCCGGATTAAAATTCAAATCAGCCATATACGTTGAACCGGTCAACAAAGCATCAAAGAAGTGGATCAACGTGATCGCTGCCAAACCAAATTACAAGAAAAACAAAGCCAAATACGCTGCCTATAAAGAAATCATTAAAGGCTATCACCAAAAGAAAGTTAAGCAGTTAATCAAAAAATATTCTGACGGTACTGAACTGGCAGCTTGGGATATCAAAATAAAGTAA
- a CDS encoding ABC transporter permease, with the protein MINWLIKVLPNVVSMGWSGDYGWWAAIYQTLYMTFFSAIIGGAIGLVFAIILVVSDDDGILPNGKIFWLTDKIVSIFRAIPFIILLFVISPFTQVLIGTTLGATAALVPLSLSVAPFYARQIQVVLKSVDTGKIEAAQALGANNWDILVIYMRESFPEIIRVSTVTLISLVGLTAMAGAIGSGGLGNTVVTFGQQSKYDVVWIGTIALLILIFAIQGIGDWLAKRINHADMQ; encoded by the coding sequence ATGATTAATTGGTTAATTAAAGTCCTGCCGAATGTTGTTTCAATGGGCTGGAGCGGCGACTATGGCTGGTGGGCGGCAATATATCAAACCCTATACATGACATTTTTCTCAGCCATCATCGGCGGTGCAATTGGTTTAGTATTTGCAATTATTTTGGTTGTTTCCGACGACGATGGAATTTTGCCGAACGGAAAAATTTTCTGGTTAACTGATAAAATTGTTTCCATTTTTCGAGCAATTCCATTTATAATTCTTCTATTCGTGATTTCGCCCTTTACACAAGTTTTAATCGGGACTACGCTCGGCGCAACAGCCGCCTTGGTTCCTTTAAGCCTCTCGGTCGCTCCATTTTACGCACGACAGATTCAAGTAGTCCTTAAATCGGTTGATACAGGGAAAATCGAAGCGGCCCAGGCTCTTGGTGCAAATAATTGGGATATTCTAGTCATTTACATGAGAGAAAGTTTCCCGGAAATAATTCGCGTTTCAACAGTAACCCTGATCAGTTTGGTCGGTTTAACGGCAATGGCCGGTGCAATCGGATCAGGCGGTCTGGGAAACACCGTTGTGACCTTCGGACAACAATCAAAATACGATGTCGTTTGGATCGGCACGATTGCTTTACTGATTTTAATATTTGCGATCCAGGGAATTGGCGACTGGTTGGCAAAAAGAATTAATCATGCCGACATGCAATGA
- the leuB gene encoding 3-isopropylmalate dehydrogenase, with amino-acid sequence MNGRSFEIAVLPGDYIGPEIMRAGLAVLAAVSKNKNFDYKIKELPFGGAAIYKDGDPLPANTLKECQDSDAILLAAIGGPKWDQASKRPEAGLLEIRKALNLFANIRPTAISPAMQKYSPLKQIKKIDFLIVRELTSGIYFGKPREESEQAALDTMRYSATEIRRIVKIAFQTAAKRNHHVTLVDKANVLATSKLWRRIANQVAKEFPEISFDSCYVDAAAMKIISAPEKFDVIVTENLFGDILSDEAAQITGSLGTIPSISRGDHGPALYEPIHGSAPDIAGKGIANPLSMINSVAMMLDHSFNRKDLAKRITDSVNKTIEDGTTTPDLGGNSKTTVVTNAIIKRIEEN; translated from the coding sequence ATGAATGGGCGGAGCTTTGAAATCGCTGTTTTGCCCGGAGACTATATTGGCCCTGAAATAATGCGAGCCGGATTAGCTGTTTTAGCAGCTGTTAGTAAAAATAAAAATTTTGATTATAAAATCAAGGAACTGCCCTTTGGCGGTGCAGCAATTTACAAAGACGGTGATCCACTGCCAGCGAATACGCTAAAAGAATGTCAAGATAGCGACGCGATTCTGTTGGCTGCAATCGGCGGCCCCAAATGGGACCAAGCTTCTAAAAGACCAGAGGCAGGATTGCTAGAAATTCGTAAAGCTTTAAATCTCTTCGCAAACATTAGGCCGACGGCCATTAGTCCCGCTATGCAAAAGTATTCGCCCTTAAAACAAATTAAAAAAATTGATTTTTTAATCGTTCGAGAACTGACCAGTGGAATTTATTTTGGAAAACCACGAGAAGAGTCTGAACAAGCAGCTCTCGATACAATGCGTTACAGCGCAACAGAAATAAGACGAATAGTGAAAATTGCTTTCCAAACGGCTGCAAAACGCAACCATCATGTCACTCTAGTCGATAAAGCCAATGTCTTGGCAACCAGCAAACTATGGCGGAGAATTGCCAACCAAGTTGCCAAAGAATTTCCCGAGATTAGCTTTGACAGCTGCTACGTCGATGCCGCAGCAATGAAAATTATCTCCGCTCCGGAAAAATTCGACGTAATCGTAACCGAAAATTTATTCGGCGACATCTTAAGTGACGAAGCGGCCCAAATTACCGGCTCTTTGGGAACAATCCCTTCGATAAGCCGGGGCGATCACGGCCCAGCCCTTTACGAACCAATCCACGGATCAGCGCCCGATATCGCAGGAAAAGGAATTGCGAATCCCTTATCGATGATTAATTCAGTTGCCATGATGCTTGACCACAGTTTTAATCGAAAAGATTTGGCCAAGCGAATCACAGATAGTGTCAATAAAACAATAGAAGATGGCACAACAACTCCCGACTTAGGTGGAAACAGCAAAACAACTGTTGTTACGAATGCAATTATCAAAAGAATTGAGGAAAACTAG
- a CDS encoding oleate hydratase translates to MTQHAYMIGTGIGNLSAGIYLIRDGKWSGKQITMYGLNTHGANDGNLVEEYTKEYRGPKLSNTKGFLAEGGRMLNEATYENLWDILRSVPSLDNPGQSVTDDILHFDHAHPTHDVARLMDKINGLRINGKNDYEKMQFNMRDRSLLTKLMLMPEKDEEKLNDISIEKWFKTSPHIFTTNFWYMWETTFAFKKESSAMELRRYMNRMILEFSRINTLEGVTRTPYNQYESIILPMRKYLENSGVEFVNDTKVTAFDFADTPFRDDIIVTGLELENVDSGKKSKINVEKDDFIFDTNGAITDSASIGDIDTAIVENKEYAPSAALWKQATEHFYSLGHPDKFFNDRSQSEWMSFTVTTNNHFLLNQITRITQQEPGNALNTWVDSNNLLSIVVHHQPHFKAQKENETVFWGYAMFPRKKGDYVDKPFIEMTGREILSELIGHLNEVDGAADKIGDHLDQIWDSVVNVIPVYMPYASALFNRRAVGDRPAVVPKNSKNLAFISQFAEMPFDMVFTEQYSIRAAQVAVYKFLGIPSSKLTKLHHYEKDPKVIAMATKKMFK, encoded by the coding sequence ATGACACAACATGCTTATATGATCGGAACTGGAATTGGAAATCTGTCTGCTGGAATATATTTAATTCGTGATGGCAAATGGTCTGGCAAACAAATCACAATGTATGGTTTAAATACCCACGGCGCAAATGATGGTAATTTGGTTGAAGAATATACCAAGGAATACCGGGGACCTAAATTAAGCAATACAAAGGGCTTTTTGGCCGAGGGTGGTCGCATGCTTAATGAGGCGACTTATGAAAATCTCTGGGACATTTTGCGAAGCGTTCCGTCTTTAGATAATCCTGGTCAGTCAGTGACCGACGATATTTTACATTTTGATCACGCCCATCCAACCCACGATGTTGCTCGTTTGATGGACAAAATCAATGGTTTGAGAATTAACGGTAAAAATGATTACGAAAAGATGCAGTTTAATATGCGCGATCGAAGTTTGTTGACCAAATTAATGCTGATGCCGGAAAAGGATGAAGAAAAATTAAACGACATCTCGATTGAGAAATGGTTTAAGACAAGTCCACACATCTTTACAACTAATTTCTGGTATATGTGGGAAACGACTTTTGCTTTTAAAAAAGAATCTTCGGCGATGGAACTTCGCCGTTATATGAACCGAATGATTTTAGAGTTTTCCCGAATTAATACTCTGGAAGGCGTTACGCGAACTCCTTACAATCAATATGAATCGATTATTTTGCCAATGCGGAAGTATTTGGAAAATAGCGGGGTTGAATTTGTAAACGATACTAAAGTTACTGCTTTTGATTTTGCCGATACGCCTTTTCGCGATGACATTATCGTGACCGGCTTGGAGTTGGAAAATGTTGATTCTGGAAAGAAATCAAAAATCAACGTTGAAAAAGATGATTTTATTTTTGATACAAACGGTGCGATTACTGATTCGGCAAGTATCGGTGATATCGACACAGCAATTGTCGAAAACAAAGAATATGCTCCATCAGCAGCTTTGTGGAAACAAGCAACCGAGCATTTTTATTCCCTTGGCCATCCGGATAAGTTTTTCAACGATCGTTCGCAATCCGAATGGATGAGCTTCACGGTGACAACCAATAATCATTTCTTGTTGAATCAAATTACCCGAATTACTCAGCAGGAACCCGGCAATGCCTTAAATACTTGGGTCGATTCGAATAATTTGCTTTCGATCGTTGTTCATCATCAGCCACACTTTAAAGCTCAAAAAGAAAATGAGACCGTTTTTTGGGGCTATGCAATGTTTCCTAGAAAGAAAGGGGACTATGTTGACAAACCATTTATTGAAATGACCGGTCGGGAAATTCTTAGTGAATTGATTGGTCATTTAAATGAAGTCGATGGGGCAGCTGATAAAATCGGTGATCATCTTGACCAGATTTGGGATTCGGTTGTTAACGTGATTCCGGTTTATATGCCTTATGCCAGTGCTCTTTTTAATCGGCGCGCAGTTGGGGACCGACCTGCGGTTGTACCAAAGAATTCTAAAAATTTAGCCTTTATTAGTCAATTTGCTGAAATGCCCTTCGATATGGTCTTTACCGAACAATATTCGATTCGAGCGGCGCAGGTGGCTGTTTATAAATTCCTCGGTATTCCTTCTAGTAAATTAACCAAACTTCATCATTATGAAAAAGATCCAAAAGTGATTGCAATGGCCACAAAGAAGATGTTTAAGTAA
- a CDS encoding vitamin B12 independent methionine synthase, translating into MSENTNITLTRPPFRADIVGSFLRPENLKIAHKKFNAGEIDQEKLLEIQQKEIKKIVDKQVELGLNDVTDGEFSRSWWHLDFLWGLSGVGKYDYEKSYKFHGSKTRTDNAELVGKIAYNPNHPFFAAFKYLKSITPSNILPKQTIPSPSLLFRDNRSDNWHHFYENWIDYLADIAAAYHKTILHFYELGARYIQLDDTTWAFLISKLNDTKNDPESRQKYEKIANDSIQVINNLLKDLPEDLTVTTHICRGNFKSTYLFSGSYDVIAKYLAQLNYDGLFLEYDNDRSGGFQPLKQIWNQDSNKRIILGIVTSKLPALEEQTKLIDRIQEASEYVPLKNLGISTQCGFASTEEGNLLTEDQQWEKLKLVISTAKKVWKE; encoded by the coding sequence ATGTCGGAAAATACAAATATTACATTGACAAGACCACCATTCCGGGCTGACATTGTTGGCAGTTTTTTAAGACCTGAGAATTTAAAAATTGCGCATAAAAAATTTAACGCCGGTGAAATAGACCAGGAAAAGCTACTTGAGATTCAACAGAAAGAAATTAAAAAAATTGTTGATAAACAAGTCGAACTTGGTTTAAATGATGTTACCGACGGAGAATTTTCCCGCAGTTGGTGGCATTTGGACTTTCTTTGGGGACTTTCCGGAGTTGGTAAATATGACTACGAAAAAAGTTATAAATTTCATGGTAGCAAAACGAGAACCGATAACGCGGAATTAGTTGGAAAAATTGCTTACAATCCAAACCATCCTTTTTTCGCTGCCTTCAAATATTTAAAATCAATCACACCATCTAATATCCTGCCGAAACAAACAATCCCATCTCCGAGCTTGCTGTTTAGGGATAATCGGAGTGACAATTGGCATCATTTTTACGAAAATTGGATTGATTATTTGGCTGACATCGCAGCTGCCTATCATAAAACAATTCTTCATTTTTATGAATTGGGGGCTCGCTATATTCAACTAGACGACACAACTTGGGCCTTTTTAATCAGTAAATTAAACGACACAAAAAACGATCCCGAAAGTCGTCAAAAATATGAAAAAATAGCCAACGATTCAATCCAAGTAATTAATAATCTTTTAAAGGATTTACCAGAGGATCTAACGGTAACAACTCACATTTGTCGTGGAAACTTCAAGTCGACTTACCTTTTTTCTGGAAGCTATGACGTAATTGCTAAATATTTGGCACAACTGAATTACGATGGATTATTTTTGGAATATGATAACGACCGTTCTGGTGGATTTCAACCATTAAAACAAATTTGGAACCAAGATTCGAATAAAAGAATAATTCTTGGAATAGTGACTTCTAAACTGCCCGCATTAGAGGAACAGACGAAACTAATCGATCGCATCCAAGAAGCCAGCGAATATGTCCCCTTGAAAAACCTCGGAATCAGTACTCAATGTGGGTTTGCTTCAACCGAAGAAGGTAATCTGCTGACAGAGGATCAACAGTGGGAGAAATTAAAACTGGTTATTTCAACTGCTAAAAAAGTTTGGAAGGAGTAA
- the leuC gene encoding 3-isopropylmalate dehydratase large subunit, with product MKKTMFDKIWHQHVITGEPGEPQLIYVDLQLLHEVTSPQAFEGLREKNRQVRRPDRNFATMDHNVPTVDIFNIKDLISKKQIETLAKNTKDFGIRLAGMGSKDQGIVHVIGPQLGLTQPGMVIVCGDSHTATHGAFGSIAFGIGTSEVEHVLATQTIWQTKPKTIGIHVHGKLSKGVYAKDIIMGIIAREGVSFGTGYAVEFYGDTIRNMNMEERMTLCNMVIEGGAKMGSIQPDQTTFDYIADRKYAPGNMEKAISYWKQFYTDSPEAFDKVIDFNVNELAPFVSWGTNPGMSVPVDEPFPKIKNEEDQKAYEYVGLKAGEKANQIPIKFVFFGSCTNGRLSDLIIAAKILKNKHIESGITALVVPGSREIKEKAEQIGLDRIFKDAGCQWREPGCSACLGMNPDKVPAGIHCASTSNRNFAGRQGAGSRTHLASPAMVAAAAIHGHFIDIRKEKI from the coding sequence ATGAAAAAAACAATGTTCGACAAGATCTGGCATCAACATGTAATTACCGGAGAACCCGGCGAACCACAATTGATTTACGTTGATCTGCAACTACTTCACGAAGTCACATCGCCACAGGCTTTTGAAGGATTGCGGGAAAAAAATCGTCAGGTCAGACGGCCGGATCGAAATTTTGCCACAATGGATCACAATGTTCCCACGGTCGATATTTTCAATATCAAAGATTTAATTTCCAAAAAACAAATTGAAACCTTAGCTAAAAACACAAAAGACTTCGGAATTCGTTTGGCTGGAATGGGATCAAAAGACCAAGGAATTGTTCACGTTATTGGTCCGCAACTGGGCCTAACCCAACCAGGAATGGTAATTGTTTGCGGAGATTCACATACGGCCACTCATGGAGCATTTGGTTCGATCGCTTTTGGAATCGGAACCAGTGAGGTCGAGCATGTTCTCGCCACACAAACGATTTGGCAAACAAAACCAAAAACAATCGGAATCCATGTCCACGGAAAGTTGTCGAAAGGAGTTTATGCCAAAGACATTATCATGGGTATTATTGCTCGTGAAGGTGTCTCCTTTGGAACTGGTTACGCAGTTGAATTTTACGGAGATACAATTCGGAATATGAACATGGAAGAGCGAATGACTCTTTGCAACATGGTCATCGAAGGCGGTGCCAAAATGGGAAGTATTCAGCCAGACCAAACAACCTTTGATTATATCGCCGATCGAAAATATGCGCCAGGTAATATGGAAAAAGCAATTTCTTATTGGAAACAATTTTACACGGACAGTCCAGAAGCTTTTGATAAAGTAATCGATTTCAATGTTAACGAATTAGCACCCTTCGTCAGTTGGGGGACGAACCCAGGGATGTCCGTACCGGTAGATGAGCCTTTTCCAAAAATTAAAAACGAAGAAGACCAAAAAGCCTATGAATATGTAGGCTTGAAAGCTGGTGAAAAAGCGAATCAAATACCAATTAAATTTGTCTTTTTTGGTTCTTGTACTAATGGCCGATTATCAGATTTAATTATTGCCGCAAAAATTTTAAAAAACAAACATATCGAAAGTGGAATTACCGCACTAGTGGTTCCAGGATCACGAGAAATTAAGGAAAAAGCCGAACAAATCGGCTTGGATCGAATATTCAAAGACGCCGGCTGCCAGTGGCGAGAACCTGGTTGTTCTGCATGTCTTGGAATGAATCCTGATAAAGTTCCAGCAGGAATTCATTGTGCCTCGACATCAAATCGCAATTTTGCCGGTCGTCAAGGAGCTGGTTCAAGGACTCACTTGGCAAGTCCAGCAATGGTCGCTGCCGCAGCAATCCACGGTCACTTCATCGATATAAGAAAGGAAAAAATTTGA